Proteins encoded by one window of Paenibacillus sp. DCT19:
- a CDS encoding ImmA/IrrE family metallo-endopeptidase, translating into MDDIVHKLVRRFKTNDPFVIAKGLNILVRHANFDPGTRGFYYRRLRRRFIVIDSGLSEEWQRVVCAHELGHDRLHSGLSQAWIDEHTFFNMGKYERQANLFAIKLLTHSIERNLGETQESYLLRCGVPKQLHNFEM; encoded by the coding sequence TTGGATGACATCGTTCACAAGCTTGTTCGAAGATTTAAAACAAACGATCCTTTCGTAATCGCCAAAGGACTTAACATACTGGTTCGTCATGCGAATTTTGATCCTGGCACAAGAGGTTTCTACTATAGACGATTACGAAGGCGATTTATCGTTATTGATAGCGGTCTGTCGGAAGAATGGCAACGTGTAGTCTGTGCACACGAACTTGGACACGATCGGCTTCACTCTGGTTTAAGCCAGGCATGGATTGACGAACATACATTTTTCAATATGGGCAAATACGAAAGACAGGCAAATCTTTTCGCTATAAAACTTCTGACCCATTCCATAGAACGAAATCTAGGAGAAACACAAGAATCCTACCTTTTACGTTGCGGAGTGCCTAAACAACTTCACAATTTTGAAATGTAA
- a CDS encoding site-specific integrase gives MAKGSIEKRGENKWRFTLDVGLNSDGTRNRPRKTITIEDKALLKTTKKLRDYLDDELAKFKQEVLSGSYIAPSKLTFKEFYENEWKPKDAETRLKRTTFMSHCSKIENHVLPFIGHMKLDEITTMQLVTLFNELRQPGARIDKRGGKETISSRTIQYIYDVTMSIFKRAVEWKVMSVNPLNGIQRPQISKEDKKARKDRKNFFEEEEATEVIATLIKSDTHWKLYFLGAIIGGFRRGELIALDEDDCDFVNNRLRIDESISHTQDGQADITDTKNEASDDYVDMPQWYMERLARHVKAMRKLRLESKAQGKWKGGDRNFVFHAGTGKPYYHTTPSQQWKIWCEKNGFRNVSLHGLRHTNATYLLGQGASIKEIQHRLRHSTSQVTTDTYVHVTKKLSRQTTAHLDVFDPKVRPQSVPKEEKSARSL, from the coding sequence GTGGCAAAAGGAAGTATAGAAAAACGAGGCGAAAACAAGTGGAGATTCACACTCGATGTAGGACTGAATAGTGATGGAACTCGGAACCGCCCTCGGAAAACAATAACTATTGAGGATAAGGCGCTTCTAAAAACGACAAAAAAACTCCGAGACTATTTAGATGACGAACTTGCTAAGTTTAAGCAGGAGGTTCTTAGTGGCAGCTACATCGCTCCCTCCAAACTCACATTCAAAGAATTTTACGAAAATGAATGGAAGCCTAAAGATGCAGAAACGCGATTGAAGCGAACGACGTTCATGTCTCACTGCTCCAAAATCGAAAATCATGTATTACCATTCATCGGACATATGAAGCTTGATGAAATCACTACGATGCAGCTTGTCACGCTTTTTAATGAGTTGCGGCAACCAGGTGCTCGAATTGACAAACGAGGCGGTAAAGAGACAATTAGCTCCCGTACAATTCAATACATTTATGACGTCACCATGAGTATATTCAAGCGAGCCGTAGAATGGAAAGTCATGAGCGTTAATCCCTTGAACGGTATTCAACGACCACAGATAAGCAAAGAGGATAAAAAAGCTCGAAAGGATAGAAAGAATTTTTTCGAGGAAGAAGAAGCAACTGAGGTTATTGCTACTTTAATCAAAAGTGATACTCACTGGAAGCTTTACTTCTTGGGTGCCATAATTGGAGGTTTCAGACGAGGTGAACTAATTGCTTTGGACGAGGACGATTGTGATTTTGTTAATAACAGGCTGCGCATCGATGAAAGTATCTCACATACTCAGGACGGGCAGGCGGATATTACAGATACAAAAAATGAGGCGTCTGACGATTATGTAGATATGCCACAGTGGTACATGGAGCGCTTAGCGAGACATGTCAAAGCCATGCGCAAGTTACGCCTTGAATCAAAAGCACAAGGGAAATGGAAAGGCGGAGATAGGAATTTTGTTTTTCACGCAGGAACAGGAAAGCCGTACTACCACACGACACCTTCCCAGCAATGGAAGATATGGTGTGAAAAAAACGGATTCCGAAATGTATCCTTGCATGGGCTAAGACATACAAATGCAACCTATTTGCTAGGACAAGGAGCGTCCATTAAAGAGATCCAGCATCGATTGCGACACTCGACTTCTCAGGTGACCACTGACACGTATGTTCACGTTACCAAGAAGTTGAGCCGACAAACAACAGCACACCTCGATGTGTTCGATCCAAAAGTTCGTCCCCAATCCGTCCCCAAAGAGGAAAAATCCGCTCGTTCACTTTGA
- a CDS encoding general stress protein, translated as MTKLLIGLVRTENEAILMLNQLLQAGVDSDSLGVVAKEEINLELISEKAGLPKPLKGAGTDGAFGAFKGVLAALGKRKDHTMSAGKAVRRLAGNEIGEETDDFVLTLTEAGITEDDANYYEQWLMQQYLLVIVETSEDEIARVAPIIMKRD; from the coding sequence ATGACAAAGTTATTGATTGGACTGGTACGTACTGAGAATGAAGCCATTTTGATGCTGAATCAGCTTCTACAAGCGGGGGTTGATTCGGATTCGCTCGGTGTAGTCGCTAAAGAAGAGATTAACTTGGAGTTGATCAGTGAGAAGGCAGGCTTACCGAAACCACTTAAAGGTGCTGGCACGGATGGGGCATTTGGAGCCTTTAAAGGTGTGCTGGCTGCGCTTGGTAAAAGGAAGGATCATACGATGTCTGCCGGGAAGGCCGTACGCCGGCTTGCAGGCAATGAAATCGGTGAAGAGACCGATGATTTTGTGCTTACCCTGACGGAAGCTGGTATTACTGAGGATGATGCAAACTATTACGAGCAATGGCTGATGCAACAATATTTGCTTGTGATTGTGGAAACGAGTGAAGACGAGATTGCTCGCGTCGCGCCTATAATCATGAAACGTGACTAA
- a CDS encoding NucA/NucB deoxyribonuclease domain-containing protein — protein MTRKRTRRRNKGTARLKKQWITLVTLALVACLAWFNGDYKLEDWTSIFNGSSNQGVDHTLIFPSERYPETANHIRSAIKAGHSDVCTIDREGAETNRDLSLKGVPVKKGKDRDEWPMAMCAEGGANADIQYITPKDNRGAGSWVGNQLSTYPDGTRVKFVVE, from the coding sequence ATGACGCGTAAGCGCACAAGGAGAAGAAATAAAGGGACAGCCAGATTGAAGAAGCAATGGATCACACTGGTCACGCTTGCTCTAGTCGCCTGTTTAGCATGGTTTAATGGAGACTATAAGCTGGAGGATTGGACTTCAATATTTAATGGAAGTAGCAACCAAGGTGTAGATCATACGCTGATCTTCCCTTCTGAACGCTATCCAGAGACAGCTAATCATATTCGATCAGCCATTAAGGCAGGGCATTCTGATGTGTGTACGATTGATCGTGAAGGTGCCGAGACTAATAGGGATCTTTCGTTAAAAGGAGTCCCGGTCAAGAAGGGGAAGGATCGAGACGAGTGGCCGATGGCCATGTGTGCGGAGGGCGGTGCTAATGCAGATATTCAATACATTACGCCAAAGGACAATCGCGGAGCAGGTTCATGGGTTGGTAATCAACTCAGTACATATCCAGATGGAACACGAGTGAAGTTTGTTGTTGAATAG
- a CDS encoding HAMP domain-containing sensor histidine kinase, with the protein MSIQNQHSMPIQWEFLISKLKSSVTVVDATSPELPLIYVNEHFTTLTGYSYEESVGQNCRFLQGQDTLPETVSKIREALRQQQSIKTEILNYTKTGRKFWNELNIDPIFNDEGECLFFVGIQYDISERKYAEEQLRMAAHMAEMNSRGQLEFIGKLNHELRTPLNGIMGMIELVGMEETSNEQKEYLELARQSGEALLNIVNKSLDVAKLGRGKMKVEQIDFQPSKLIQQIIKTHEVAARQKQISLVCHLDLEVPEVLVGDPLRLRQVLDNLINNAIKFTEQGEVHIQVDVKETLEDVTTLVFSIQDTGIGIPQDQMNQLFEAFTQTDVSHARRFGGSGLGLTICKELMELMHGEIRVESQEGQGTQFQVTVPLKRQRMMPNVGNVG; encoded by the coding sequence ATGAGCATTCAAAATCAGCATTCCATGCCCATTCAATGGGAGTTTTTAATTTCTAAGCTTAAATCTTCCGTAACTGTGGTTGACGCAACCTCACCAGAACTGCCCCTGATTTATGTAAACGAGCACTTTACAACGTTGACAGGATATTCATATGAAGAGTCTGTGGGGCAAAATTGTCGGTTTCTTCAAGGACAGGATACCCTGCCAGAGACAGTAAGCAAGATTCGTGAAGCGCTCAGACAGCAGCAGTCAATCAAGACAGAAATTCTGAATTACACGAAAACCGGACGAAAATTCTGGAATGAGTTGAATATAGATCCGATTTTTAATGACGAGGGAGAATGCCTCTTTTTTGTTGGGATACAATATGACATCTCAGAACGGAAATATGCGGAGGAACAGCTTCGTATGGCAGCGCACATGGCTGAAATGAACAGCCGGGGACAATTAGAATTTATCGGCAAACTGAATCATGAGTTACGAACCCCGCTCAATGGGATTATGGGAATGATTGAGCTGGTGGGAATGGAAGAAACCAGTAACGAGCAAAAGGAATACCTGGAGCTTGCTCGTCAATCTGGAGAGGCCTTGCTGAACATTGTAAACAAGAGCCTGGATGTGGCGAAGCTGGGTCGTGGGAAAATGAAGGTAGAGCAAATTGATTTTCAGCCTTCCAAGCTTATTCAGCAGATTATCAAGACGCATGAAGTGGCTGCTAGACAGAAGCAGATCAGCCTAGTCTGCCATCTTGATCTTGAAGTGCCAGAGGTGCTCGTTGGAGATCCATTACGTTTGCGACAGGTGCTGGATAACTTAATAAACAACGCTATTAAGTTTACAGAGCAGGGTGAAGTGCATATTCAAGTGGACGTTAAAGAGACGTTGGAGGATGTTACGACCCTGGTCTTCAGCATTCAAGATACGGGTATTGGGATTCCACAAGACCAGATGAATCAGTTATTTGAAGCCTTCACTCAAACTGATGTGTCTCATGCACGGAGGTTTGGGGGCAGCGGTCTTGGATTAACCATCTGCAAAGAACTAATGGAATTGATGCATGGCGAAATTAGGGTAGAGAGTCAAGAAGGTCAGGGAACACAATTCCAGGTCACTGTGCCTCTCAAGCGGCAGCGAATGATGCCAAACGTGGGTAATGTAGGCTAA
- a CDS encoding DUF1904 family protein, with protein MPFIRFRGFTGHQLEEVVPKITEQMSLTSNIPQERIKAERYDVQALTPSPASIEIVMFQRDQEIHNRMASSIYVILVEAGLPDVHIFFSILEPTLYYKQGKPLTDYPLN; from the coding sequence ATGCCGTTTATTCGCTTCAGAGGCTTTACAGGTCATCAGTTAGAGGAAGTTGTACCTAAAATTACAGAGCAGATGTCGCTTACTTCTAATATTCCGCAAGAAAGAATCAAGGCTGAGCGTTATGATGTACAAGCACTCACTCCTTCTCCAGCTTCTATAGAAATTGTTATGTTTCAACGTGATCAGGAAATTCATAATCGAATGGCTTCATCCATATACGTCATTTTGGTCGAAGCAGGTTTGCCGGACGTACACATATTTTTTAGTATTCTGGAGCCAACGCTATACTACAAGCAGGGGAAACCGTTGACGGATTACCCTTTGAATTGA
- a CDS encoding sporulation protein YjcZ, whose translation MSHVGYGCGNVGGIGTGMCTSTAAILVLFILLVIITKSFWC comes from the coding sequence ATGAGTCATGTTGGATACGGTTGTGGTAATGTCGGAGGAATCGGAACTGGAATGTGTACTTCTACTGCTGCAATTCTGGTACTCTTCATCCTGCTTGTTATCATCACGAAGTCTTTCTGGTGTTAG
- a CDS encoding extracellular solute-binding protein, producing MQQYYNSLQLKIFDDKAEKMTVDSPQWEKVWSTVSKLAIDKIIPKGDEPQDQDPSGRYNPLQGDLFLSSKAAMVIGDYSYINQLIDANKNADKMEGFNKVDWEVVTPPVHPEAPEIGGNIYLSSLMSINSSAQNPDDAWELIKYMNSEDWAKIKARSSYEMVSRKSFIKPKDGLDYNIQAFYTLKPVPPTNTNLDKLYQKMPNLWQVSDKGMEYFNQVLENKKTPKEALGEWAAKGNEMLEKLKKDPKATF from the coding sequence ATGCAGCAATATTACAACTCCCTCCAGCTAAAAATATTTGATGATAAAGCGGAGAAAATGACCGTTGACTCACCACAATGGGAAAAAGTATGGAGTACGGTTAGTAAGCTGGCTATCGACAAAATCATTCCTAAAGGCGATGAGCCACAGGATCAGGATCCAAGCGGAAGATATAATCCGCTTCAGGGCGATCTGTTCCTTAGCAGCAAAGCAGCGATGGTTATTGGGGATTATAGCTATATTAATCAACTCATTGATGCGAATAAAAATGCGGATAAAATGGAAGGATTCAACAAGGTGGATTGGGAAGTGGTAACACCACCAGTTCATCCTGAAGCACCTGAAATTGGAGGCAATATCTATCTGAGCAGTTTGATGTCCATCAATAGTTCAGCTCAAAATCCAGATGATGCTTGGGAATTAATCAAGTACATGAACAGTGAGGACTGGGCCAAAATCAAAGCACGCAGCAGCTACGAGATGGTATCCCGGAAAAGCTTTATTAAACCAAAAGACGGTTTAGACTATAACATCCAAGCGTTCTATACGTTGAAGCCTGTTCCACCAACAAATACCAACCTGGATAAGCTGTATCAGAAGATGCCTAATCTTTGGCAGGTAAGTGACAAAGGAATGGAATACTTCAATCAGGTTCTAGAAAATAAGAAAACACCAAAAGAAGCGCTTGGTGAGTGGGCAGCCAAAGGTAATGAAATGCTTGAGAAGCTGAAGAAAGATCCAAAAGCAACGTTCTAA
- a CDS encoding ABC transporter substrate-binding protein has translation MKNRLWGKRVLAVLATASLALPLLAGCTASEAKDTEQRVLRVATLWGGQDDSYFRQQFTDAFELTHPNITVEVVPAVEQSSYGFGMQGENQEIPDTVESLKKIMTGDNPVDVIVADTATVKSLIQENMLKQLDPLMQEDKFDTTDIVPSVLEGIKDLGDQSIYALTPTFSSSALFFNKGMFQKAGVEPPTDNMTWDDILNLATRMTKGEGKDHVFGFSFSTYQGDRHTIPCSNITTPSS, from the coding sequence ATGAAGAACAGGTTGTGGGGAAAACGGGTGCTCGCTGTTTTGGCGACCGCGAGTTTAGCTTTGCCATTGTTAGCAGGCTGTACGGCAAGTGAGGCTAAGGACACGGAACAGCGTGTATTACGCGTAGCAACACTATGGGGCGGTCAAGACGACAGTTACTTCCGCCAACAGTTTACAGATGCGTTTGAATTGACTCATCCGAATATTACGGTTGAAGTCGTTCCTGCTGTTGAACAGAGCAGTTATGGTTTTGGCATGCAGGGGGAGAATCAGGAGATTCCTGATACGGTAGAGAGTCTGAAGAAAATTATGACTGGTGACAATCCAGTCGATGTTATTGTTGCGGATACAGCTACCGTGAAGTCCTTGATTCAGGAGAATATGTTGAAGCAATTGGATCCGTTGATGCAAGAAGACAAATTCGATACAACGGATATTGTGCCAAGTGTATTGGAAGGCATTAAGGATCTGGGAGACCAAAGTATCTATGCCTTGACGCCAACGTTCTCCTCTTCTGCGCTATTTTTTAACAAGGGAATGTTCCAAAAGGCAGGCGTAGAGCCACCAACAGATAACATGACTTGGGATGATATTCTCAACCTAGCGACACGTATGACCAAAGGTGAGGGTAAGGACCATGTGTTTGGCTTCTCCTTCAGTACGTATCAAGGGGATCGCCATACTATTCCATGCAGCAATATTACAACTCCCTCCAGCTAA
- a CDS encoding ABC transporter ATP-binding protein: MIQCEGLVKIFKSSDVEVVALQGLNLTVNQGEMMAIIGNSGSGKSTLLNILGGLDRPTAGTAVVGDWDLLKMTDAQLVEYKRHTVGFIWQNNGRNLLPYLTALENVETPMILGGKRDRAYAMQLLEWVGLKDRMHNKLHQLSGGEQQRVAIAISLSNRPKLLLADEPTGSVDSETCDTIMGIFRKMNKELGVTIVIVTHDLTLAGKVDRIVAIRDGLTSTEFVKRNPNLDDDQGLSQIGAQDIHEAFVIIDRAGRLQVPKEYLEALSIDNRATLEFDGERIVITPPR, from the coding sequence ATGATCCAGTGCGAAGGACTTGTGAAAATTTTTAAATCCAGCGACGTGGAAGTTGTTGCCCTTCAAGGTCTCAATTTGACGGTCAACCAAGGTGAGATGATGGCGATCATCGGCAACAGTGGTAGCGGAAAATCCACGTTGCTCAACATTCTGGGTGGACTGGATCGTCCAACAGCAGGCACAGCCGTTGTAGGAGATTGGGATCTGCTTAAGATGACGGATGCACAACTGGTTGAATACAAACGTCATACGGTAGGCTTCATTTGGCAGAACAATGGTCGAAACCTATTGCCTTATCTAACGGCACTCGAAAACGTGGAGACACCTATGATTCTTGGTGGTAAACGTGACCGTGCTTATGCCATGCAACTATTAGAATGGGTAGGGCTTAAGGATCGGATGCACAACAAGCTGCATCAGTTGTCAGGTGGAGAGCAGCAGCGGGTCGCTATCGCGATATCCCTATCGAACCGTCCTAAACTGCTGCTTGCCGATGAACCTACGGGTTCAGTCGATTCCGAGACCTGCGACACGATTATGGGGATTTTCCGCAAAATGAACAAAGAACTTGGCGTCACAATTGTCATTGTTACGCATGACTTAACACTTGCAGGTAAGGTGGATCGCATCGTTGCGATCCGTGACGGACTGACGAGTACGGAGTTTGTGAAACGTAACCCGAATTTGGATGATGATCAAGGCTTATCACAGATCGGTGCCCAGGATATACATGAAGCATTTGTCATTATTGACCGGGCAGGACGTCTTCAGGTACCTAAGGAGTATCTGGAGGCCTTATCCATTGATAATCGGGCTACATTGGAATTTGACGGTGAACGTATTGTGATTACACCGCCAAGATAA
- a CDS encoding efflux RND transporter periplasmic adaptor subunit, with translation MLSAIVVATMSGCSLLPAETEEEVLPPITPPTISKKPEYEVRTETLEKKVSGSGKMMSQREEKVYFTLDGMHVKELNVKPGDKVKKGQLLAVLDVESVEKEIRAKNLQIRKAEVQMKETLRKRDEMDPVEFEEATIAFEELRQELADLEEKLGKATLTAPFGGTVIAVQVEKGAAVKAYDPIATIADTSNLVVAATFAKEDLEKFSVGMKADVDINGAGKVSGVIKVMPIASSSDSGSGGSSGDTNTPPAKESLDQYVIVSLAKMPKGVERGTPLTVSIVTQRTKDAVVIPVSALRSIGSRTYVQVIENDGSKREVDVEVGQQTSTDVEILKGLTVGQKVVGR, from the coding sequence GTGCTTAGTGCGATAGTTGTTGCAACGATGTCGGGATGTTCCTTGTTACCGGCTGAGACAGAGGAGGAAGTACTTCCGCCAATTACACCGCCAACGATCTCCAAAAAGCCGGAGTATGAAGTCCGGACTGAGACCCTGGAGAAGAAAGTTAGCGGAAGCGGTAAAATGATGAGCCAAAGGGAAGAAAAGGTGTATTTTACGCTGGACGGTATGCATGTGAAAGAGCTGAATGTGAAACCTGGCGATAAGGTCAAAAAGGGTCAGCTCCTTGCTGTGCTTGATGTAGAGAGCGTGGAGAAGGAAATTCGGGCGAAGAACCTTCAGATCCGCAAAGCTGAGGTCCAGATGAAGGAAACGCTGCGTAAGCGGGATGAGATGGACCCGGTAGAATTTGAAGAAGCCACCATAGCTTTTGAAGAGCTGCGTCAAGAATTGGCTGATCTGGAGGAGAAGCTGGGGAAAGCGACTCTAACGGCTCCATTTGGGGGAACAGTCATTGCCGTTCAGGTAGAGAAGGGTGCTGCTGTCAAGGCGTATGATCCAATTGCCACGATTGCTGATACTTCGAATCTGGTCGTTGCAGCTACGTTTGCCAAAGAGGATCTAGAGAAATTCTCGGTAGGCATGAAAGCAGACGTTGATATTAATGGCGCAGGCAAGGTCTCTGGAGTCATTAAAGTAATGCCGATTGCTTCATCTTCGGACAGTGGTAGTGGGGGAAGTTCAGGAGATACCAACACACCTCCAGCGAAAGAATCCCTTGATCAATATGTGATCGTTTCCTTGGCGAAAATGCCCAAGGGTGTTGAACGCGGTACACCTCTTACGGTATCCATCGTAACGCAGCGTACCAAGGATGCAGTTGTTATTCCAGTGTCGGCTCTTCGTTCTATTGGTTCAAGAACCTATGTTCAAGTCATAGAGAACGATGGCAGCAAACGAGAAGTGGATGTTGAGGTGGGTCAGCAGACATCTACTGATGTTGAGATTCTGAAAGGTCTTACTGTGGGACAGAAAGTAGTGGGTCGCTAA
- the pyrE gene encoding orotate phosphoribosyltransferase: MITLNEIPNHIASQLLKIKAVALRPQQPFTWTSGIKSPIYCDNRLTMSYPEIREDIAEAFATIIREQYPEAEVIAGTATAGIPHAAWVAQKLNLPMAYIRDKAKGHGKENLIEGLIQEGQKVVVIEDLISTGGSSIKAAQAVQDAGATPLAVLAIFSYQLDKGIKAFEEAGIPLQTLSNYTALMDVALAQGTIQESDFALLKSWREDPSSFGK, from the coding sequence ATGATTACACTTAACGAGATTCCGAATCATATTGCTTCCCAATTGTTGAAAATCAAAGCTGTAGCGCTCCGTCCACAGCAACCATTTACGTGGACATCCGGCATCAAATCGCCAATTTATTGTGATAACCGTCTGACGATGTCCTATCCTGAGATTCGTGAGGACATTGCAGAAGCTTTTGCAACGATTATTCGTGAACAATATCCGGAAGCGGAAGTCATTGCGGGGACAGCTACAGCAGGTATCCCTCACGCGGCGTGGGTAGCTCAGAAACTGAATCTGCCAATGGCCTACATTCGTGATAAAGCCAAAGGACATGGTAAAGAAAATCTGATTGAAGGTTTGATTCAGGAAGGTCAGAAGGTTGTAGTCATTGAAGATTTGATCTCAACCGGCGGAAGCTCCATTAAAGCCGCACAAGCCGTACAAGATGCTGGCGCAACACCACTCGCCGTACTTGCTATTTTCAGCTACCAGTTGGATAAAGGTATCAAAGCCTTTGAGGAAGCAGGAATTCCACTGCAAACCCTGTCCAATTATACAGCGCTGATGGATGTGGCTCTGGCTCAAGGAACGATTCAAGAGAGCGACTTCGCATTGCTTAAATCCTGGCGTGAAGATCCTTCTTCTTTTGGTAAATAA